ATTTTGTTCATAGTAAGTtagttgctttattttattttcacaagcTTTGAATGTTATCAAACCTGATTTTGAGGTCTTTTACATAAGCAGTCTCTTGTTTGCTCATGTTTTAGCTGTGTGGGCTGAGCTCCTAAATCCATTATGGCAGACAACCAGAAAACAGCATGACAGTGATGGGAACTGTACCACCCTGCCAAATGCAGAAAGCACAGAGCATCTGTATGATATGAAAACTGCTGGCCATCTGTTAATGTGATCAGCAACTTGGACACTTGGCTCTGAAATGTTGCAAGTTTGGGGAAGAGTCCTGGGTGGGGCAGAAGAGATTTATCTCAATGCTTTTTAACACACAGTACCACTGTATCTACACATACATTTGGTTATGCTTTCTtacacacttactcactcactgagtcagaaacacatgcacaaatgagTCTTTTAATAATGGTACTGGTGCAATTGGAAACCTATATGTTATGAGGGAAAGCTACATGATTTTCCTCCACTGTTGGCCCtgccaacacacactcacacacacacacttgagtagAGAACCTTGTTTGTTTTGGGAGATTTCCCATGCAGTATATCAAATTGGGATCTTTTACCATTGCTTATCAAGATTAATCTGTGCACAGAGGCAATTTAACCATAAGGAGACCCATGCTTCTAAGGGAAACAGGATCAGTTTGGAGGGTTTAAACTAATAGATCACCTACATGTTGCTGACGTGTAATTATTATTCCTTAATCATTGAATCATCACTCAAAGAAATAACGTGAGAAGTGAGACTATAATTGTAGGCCTTCAGACTTTATTTTTCTCAGTGTAATGTTTCTACATCTCTTTGATCTTTTACCTTCTGTGTGTCCTGTGAGGAAGAGACTGAAACTTTTGTTTTAAGTATTtgctaaaaatcataataatgataGCCCCAGccaccattcactttcactgaaTGGAAAAGAGCATCTGGGACATTATGCTATAATCTTCTCATTTTATGTTTCATATGAAAGGTCATATGAGGGTGAGTGATATTTGGTGAactttttggtagcactttattttacagtcctgttcctcaggTACATACTATCTACTTACTATAGTAATTACAacaactatgtaataactaggtactaaccctgaacctacccttaaacctaaccctaccctatgtagttaccttgtattaccagaactttcttagataaatacactgtaagtacactataagttcatgttagtacacgtactgtaaaataaaatgcaaccaacTTTTCCTTCAGCATGCATAGCATACATCATCTATTAAACACTGGGAAGCTTGTTTAGTAGGTGTTGCTGTAAAAGcttgtgtttttattgtgttgcCATCACTAGGCAAGAATTAGGTGCATTTCAAGAGTAAAAATGAGTTCTTGGTGAAGACTGTGAATTTACTGAATAAACCCAAATGAACTGTATGGTTAAATGTACCATAAATGTTCCAGATGTGCACTGTGGCTTAAAGCCACACACCGTACAAACAGACATGGGTTTAACTCCCTAGCCTAACTTTCATAATGAAAAAGAGCAGAAGGATTTAGACCAGGCTTAAGCTCTACACTTTTTGTCTTTAATAGAGATAACAAAATCCTTTTATTGGTTATATATCCTGAAATCCTTAGTTCACCGGCTTTAAAAGGACCTTTAAAGATCTGTACAGCATCTTTTAAAGCTTTTGTACTCTTTTGCCATTGTACactagtcattcaaagatttcaGCAGTGAATTTTACCAGTTCAACAACCGAAAACTACACATTGTTACACTTTcagccaaaatgaaaatttccttaATTAACCTTAATTATCTAAGAGCAAGCAATCAAGTTGCCCATATAGCTTTCATACCCACGGTTATTATTGTTTGTTCTTAAGCAACTCATGACTTCATCTGGGGTAATCAAACATAAGTATGTGTTTAAGACCCACATTATTATCATTCAGTATGTAAGTGAAAACCAATGTAGCATAAATGAAAATGAGTCATCCTCGATGAGGTGAGATTTCCAGTCAGTCATGCTCCGGTCCAGAGACCCTTCCTCATTTTCCACAGTTTTTGTGTGAATCAATCACTGTGATGGTTTTGGCACAATGTCCCATGTCTTctgtgtttctgttttattttcagggTGGGGAACATATGACTGGATGGAGCTTTAGTCTACATAACAGGGCTCTGTGTGGTTGAGGGTGCCTCACCTACAATCTGTAAATAACTGCTAAAATAGCTGTGATGGTGGCTTAAAACATCTGTCTTAAACAGGTTACTCCATTTAACCATCACTCCATTTGGGATGACTAAGAAAACATCCTGACAGACCACACATTCTCCTTTTTATATCCTAAACCTATCTCTCCTGTGATAATGAGGTGTTTTTAGGGTCCAGGCATACTTTTGTTTAGGTGAAGTGGGTCATATCTTTACCTCGTCTGTACCATATCAATACAAGTGTCCATTAAGTAATCTGAAAAAGGGGTTACACTAGATGAAGAAGAGGCTTCAAGTGGAACCGAGAAGAGGGGCAGATGGGAAGGTGGGTGTTTGTTGGATTTCTTGGTTGATCATAAATCTGTCTGGCAGGCTTTGACATAAAATCTCATAACACAGCACgagtgaataaaaaattaaacagtcACACTGCACTAGACATGTATCATAGGCAGGTGGGCAGGTTGTGTAATTTAGCATTCGGAGAGCATATGAATAGTGctcagtgttttgttttaatatattcttaGTGGGGAGTCCATTGTTTCCATTGGTCATGATTGCTATTGGACAGATTTGCTTTGAAAATTCTAAACTACATGTTGAGAGAGATATTTAAAGTGGTTTTCTGATACAACTTCACTATAGATAAGGTGCACAAACATTTGCAGTGCCTAAACTGTATTTAAACCAAGATAACGTGTCACATAGTCCTTTGTTaggtttaaaattaataattatatttccaGTCTTTAAAGCTCCCTTTTCTAATTGTAAAGACATTCTTAAATAATTACTGCAAATCATAATGCAGCTAGCACAAACAACACATTGTAGTCCACGCGTCTCTTCTTAATAAATCTAAACGGAGAGCTAGGCATGGCAGAAAGGGAAGCTGTTCTTAAATGAGGGAGtccacacccacccacacacacacacacccacacacagacacacagacacacacaaatataggGTGATGGGCTTCATCTGTTTCTAAGGGTAGGGGGAGTGGCCACAATTGGCCAAAGCTTCAATATAAGCCTTTTGTATGGACCTCTGCAGAGCCCAATCTTTCTTGTGGCACAACTACCAACACCTACACATCTTCACGACAACAAGGGGAAGAAAGTATTTTTCAACACTCACCAGATTTATCACctgattgcattttttatttctcCCCGTTTTTGTTCATTTGCTTTTAGGCCTTTAGgctaagaacaaaaaaaataagatgATTGCTCTGTTTTTCTTTACATTGGTGGTCTTTGCAAGCGGTCTACATGCCGAACCGCAAGGTAAGATCCACTTTTGATCCCTttgtgcatgaatgaatgaatgaatgaataattgaatGAAAGAAATTACAGGTTCAGCTTGCACGTTTCTGTGTCTGTGCATATAAGAGTGTGGTAGATAAatgtaatactgtaaagctgAACAGCTTAAATTGTGAAAAGGTggattatttattaaatcatcaGATTTTTATAAGAATGAGGAATAAGACAAATAATAATTCACCATGGATGAACATAACATCCTCGATGCTATCACTTTGACGATGCAGACACAAAATGAACCAGATTTTTGATTGTAATATTCCACTATTCATCTCTAAAAGACTACTCCCATGCACTATACACATGAACACCCGCCCACAGAGATTCAGCTCACCACAGTCTTTTATAAGCTCTTAACCATCTGCTGCAGGTAATTTAAcagtcatttaacaattgttCACACTTACAGATAGTGGGGAATATGAGCCGTCACCGAACAGACTGTGAAAATTGGCTCTGCTGATCACATCTGAGAGCAGATCTAATACCTCTCATTGAGGGTAAATGCAGATTAGGCTTCTGATGGCCAGTGATGTCAGGAGCATATTGGTAGCTGAGGATACAGGCAGTGGATCTTTCTATACCCAGTATGCAGCTGTATGGGAATTGCCAAATTCACATTTAAACTAATGCTACTGCATATATGTATCTAACAGGAGCAACCACAAGATTAACAGCCCGCAAAAAATGTAAGGAGCCCCTAACTGAATGCTGTCCTTTTCATTCTGAGATAATGGTTTGTAATGTGATGGGTTTGAATGGACTGGGCTAGGCTGGGGCTGATGGATAAGAAGTGGGGACTGGAAGAAGGAGTGAAAGTTTTGTATGGTTTTGGGCTCTTAGATACTGCTCAAGATGGGCCTGATTCACAGAGGCTCTGTTCAAGACATAATACAGCCATTAGTCAGGCATGGTTGAGTAGGGGGGTgtgtgaaaaagaaagagaatggCTTTGTGTGTGATGGGTGAGAGAGACCCCAAATATCAATGCACAGGGATGGTTGCGATAGAGAGAGCGCCATCCAGCTGTGTGCAATAATTCATGTTCATGCCTTATACTGACCTCTGCTTTGCTCAGCAAACTGTAGGAAGTGAAGTTAAACCATCAAGACTGTCTGACTGTGAGGGAACGATTCCATGTGACACTGTATACACAGATGTGAAGCCCTAAtcagtgtgtttgcatgcatttatAGTTGTGTACCTCACACAGAGCAAAGTTGTAAAGGGCAGCAGATGTGTTCAAGATGCCAATGGGGCCCAAACGTGTATTAAATAGCCATGATGATTGaatgtttaatgtaaatttataacACCCTCTCTGTTTATGTTTCAGTTTACAAATGTGTCTGATGACTTGGTTATATAATGTAGTTTCTTACTGGTTGAATGTTCATTGGgagtcttttcttttttcttatatatatatatatattgatacatGACAAGCATTGattttattcatgttaatttAGTAATTCTAATATTCTTTTCTTCTTACAAAAATTGACAATTTttctaaatgatttttattaaattaacatctaatattatataaaatatatttatcattgacatttgttattattttaaaatattttgcatattataaaaaaaattactactcTAGCCCTGCAGTCATGATTATGCAAGTTTTAATCACATTCTCAGTTTCAGTTTTTTGTAATCAGTCAATCCATCAATATGtgcttttatgtttaaatattgatCCTGTCTTAAACCAAATTGTTGGGATCTTAAATGGTGGGATGGAggcacttttaaatatttaaaccacCTCCATTCTGACGTTCAAGAGTAAACACCTTCCTTGTGTTTTTTTGCAAGAGCAGGGTGGGTGGAGATGGGGGATGGGGGTTTCATGGGGACTGGTGGGAGTCTGGAATATGGAGAAAATTATCAGTTAGTGGGTTTGGGGTGATGTTTGAGAGTTGTGCGAAACTGTCACAAAATCTTAGCTGCAATGATGTACATGTATCCTGCCAGCAAAGAGATGTGTGGAAACCAAATCTGAAAAGCCtattatacattttcaaaattggAAGCTGCTGTCATTTGTTCCTTCTGGTTCCAGTTTGTAACTTTGGTAAACTGTCTCCTAAGTGAGAGTCTATTAGGAAGAAAGTGAGAGTGCATGACTCACAGTGAAGTGTAAAAAGGGATTTAGATGTGGGGTGTTAATGAGTGTAAGGACTGTGGGGCTCAGTTTTAATTACTTCTAGAAAAGTCAGTTGGTCATAATGTGAACGATGTGCTGTATAATTAAAAGTGGAAACAGTATAGTTTAACATGGCTTCTGATCCATGAAACAATCAGGTGTTAAGCCCATGTGAACTCAATCTGAGCACAGGTTTGGCACATGTTAACATATCTGGAAAGGTTCCAGCTCAGCTGAGTGAGGAGTAATAGTGGACTAAGTTAAGGCAAGTGAGACGCAGAGAGTAGAAAGTCTTGAGTGCCTAATGAGTCCCATATTTGTCTCAAACATGTGGGAAAGGTTTACCTCCGGATACACTGCATCTAAATGGTAATGTTAATTGAAGAACATACTGGTCGGAAGCACAAATGCCTGAGGCTGTCCGGACTAAGGCTAAGAACTGTTCTGCGGATGTCACAGACTGAAAGACAATGTGGTTGAAGTTACTGTACATAAAGTTCCACTTCATGGTAAAATTGAAGATTGTCTAGAGAAATTGAAAAACAGAATGACGGGATTCTTTGAAAGTTGTAGtgttttttgttaacattttaccATAATGGTTTAATACAATGCCATTGATGCATAAGATATCATGAATTAAGACAGAGACGTCTCTTATGCTGACCAAGGTTTCATTTTacataatacagtaaaaatagtaatattgtgaaatattacaaatatgagtgttaacaaaaaaaataaaaataccttacCACGttcagtcacacgatccttcaaaaatcactgTTATATGTTTATTtggcgctcaagaaacatttcttattcttgTCACagctgaaaacatttgtgctacctaatatttttctggaccccatgatacatttttttattattattaatagaaagttcaaaagaacagcatttatttaaaatagaaatcttttgcaaaattgtagatgtttttactgtcacttttgatcaatgtactGTGTCCTTGCTGTACAACAGTATTCTTTTCCAaaacaaaagacattttaaaCCATCAGATAAATGAGAGACTGAACAGTGCCTTAAGCTAAATCTAATCACCACTTTCATGGTGATACCCCATCCAGCCAGCCAGGAGGACGCTTGGGACGGTTTTAGTTTCCCTGATATCCATCAAATGTTCCATCTAGAGCTGTGATGGACTGAGGCCTCCAAGACTCAAATAGAGATCAGGAAACATCTTGAATGAGACAATTATGCCCCTAACCACAAGCAGACACAGCAACTACCAGAGATAGACACAGCATCTGCAAGCTTTATGGGGGAATATCCATTTTCATTGACACAAAATGGGTGAAGGATGTCTGTCGTTCCGCCGTGTATGTACAAGCACCCCATCTAATTCCACTGAATCGTAATTAGTTTATTTCTTTGACTTCggttctgtgtttttcttttcttttcttgaaaACCTTAAGACAAAATGTTTGGATAGCCATTTAATCAAACCTAATTGTAGGAAActaattcattaataataataataataaataagctaAACTGTAAAGTTTTTATCCTGTccttttaaatctaaaataaaacaaatatagtaGACCTACTGTGAACTAAGGcttttccttttgttttatttcagatagtGGATCAAGAATCAAGGTCTATGCCAACAGAGGTGACAATATCACTCTTCCCTGCAGACTGGAAGGTCAGTCCAGTTTGTTCGGAAACAGAATCAAGTGGGCCAAAGTTGAGAATGACTCTTCAGAAACCAATGTGCTCATCTCCATGGGGCCCCACAAGAAGACCTATGGAAGTTTCCAGGACCGCGTTTATCTGTTGGAGGTGGAAGACAACGATGGTACCTTGGTCATTACAGACCTAGATCTTAACGACTATGGCACATATAGGTGTGAGATCATCAACggcatgaatgaaaatattgttGAAGTGGACCTTGAATTGCAAGGTAACTTTATTATTTCATGATGTCATATAAGTAATCAATTTCACctgtttattcatttagcagactcttctCATCCAAAGTCACTTACTAATGAAAATTAAGTCACTTACTAATcaaaattaaacataataaacaccCAAATGGAGATAAAACAGTAGAGATTTTCCAGAAACGGCATATATGTCCCTGAAATGGCATCTATGCACTGCAACACATTGCTATTGCTATCACTCTCTTCATAAGACATATTTGAGTTCCTCTCAGTAAATGGTTTTCAACATTAGCAGTTGAAATATAAAGACACTCTCGTACTCTTCTTTCAACACTTGTTTTTACCACTTATCATTTGCTCATTCTCCATTAATATCGTGTAGTTCTTGCTCTTAGCCAAGTTCTTGCCTTTGGCCAAGACCAGCTTTGCAGACTTGGCTCCAGAGaaacaaatgggatctttacacaGAGAAGTGAggtgcatgaaaataatgaaacagGCTGGCACAGCTAGCCATTGTTAACTTTGGAACAATGGAGTCTAAGATTGAAAAGCCAATGCCCTGCAAgtaattttctctctctttgattttttttttttttccactctctGTACCACATACGTCTTTTCAACTAAGTAGGGAGGTTCTTAGAACACTAAAGCTAAGGCTTTTACTGATATCTCTCTTCCATTCATTgcggtgagaaaaaaaaaaacagtctgatgTTAAATTCAGTTGAACTTTTCCTTAGGGGAAAATTCACTTTCTTTCACAGGGGTTGTTTTCCCTTACTCCCCTCGTCTGGGACGGTACAACCTCAACTTCCAAGATGCCGAGAGCGCATGTCTGGAGCAGGACGCTGTGGTCGCCTCCTTCGAGCAGCTCTATGAGGAATGGAGAAACGGGATGGATTGGTGCAATGCTGGCTGGCTCAATGACGGAACCGTGCAGTACCCCATCACCAAACCCAGAGAGCCCTGCGGAGGCGTGAGGACCTCAGCCGGACTGAGAAACTATGGCCAACGGGACAAGTCCAACAGCCGTTATGACGTGTTCTGCTTCACTGCCAGCCTTAAAGGTGAGTTAATCAAATCAATTCTAGTATAAAATAGAGAATGTCATTTAGTGTCTGTGTCCACAACCCTGAAACTCTTTGTTTTACATCATAGGACGTTTTTACTACCTGATCCAGCCCGAGAAGCTAAACTTTGATGAGGCCGTTGACATGTGTAAGAGAGATGGAGCTGAAATCGCAAAGGTGGGCCATATATACGCTGCCTGGAAGCTGCAGGGATACGACCGGTGTGATGCTGGTTGGTTGGCCGACGGCAGCGTCCGTTATCCGATCTCCAGGCCTAGGAAGAACTGCAGTCCCACCGAGGCTGCGGTTCGCTTTGTTGGCTTCCCCGACAAAAAGCAGAAGCTGTATGGTGTCTACTGCTTCAGACCTCAGCTGTGAAGCTCTTCACCTCACGTCACCAACCAAAGAGCAGCAATACACAGGTTTTCACTTCCACACTTATAAAGGACTTTTTGCATGAATAAGCCTTAACTGTGACATTATTGAGAGGATTCTCTAAAGACCGTACATTCTCAATATTAACGTAAACAGTTAATGTATCTaccatatacattttatatagatCTGTAAACCACATGTATGAACATCAAATTTGAGTTCAGAAAGGATATTCAGCTGAAAGGAAATTTGAAGTCACAACATTTTGATCAAATCCCATTTTAGTAGGTTAAGTGTGAGTTTGTCAAAAATCTCCATTGTGATATTGcgatacaatatttaaatattactaaattGTATAAACTTGACAGAAAGTTTTTGAAACTTGCCCAAACAGAAAAGCAAAGGCACCGTAAATGGACCTGACACCTTCCTTTTTCTAAAACACTTCAGTGATCTTCTTCTTCACTTCTTCTTCTTGCTCAAATGctgatttctttaaaattatttgtcTTGTGTGTTGGTGTATTATTCAATGCTCTGAACTGTGATCTGTATCTGTTGAAATATAAAGTGAATGTGTTTGGCCTGTTGTGTTATACAAGGCTTTATATTCATAACTAATTCTATTGTGTTATTGTAACAATTATTCCTCGTGTCTACTCTTTGTTTGAAATACTGTGATGTATATTCTTACCTATCTAATCAAGCGTGTAATTTTTCAGTTCTTATCTTTTATGGCCTTGACGTTTTGAAAAACTCTTTAAATGTGTTTGTCCCTGCATAGATCTTGACAAGTATTTCATCACAGACAGTGACAGAATTTGACAGACTGCTAATGATGAATTGAACTTCATTATATGGCAGAGAACCACAAAGTCAATTTACACTTAGAGATTCTTTAAGGACCCAGTTGTATATTCAACTAACTTCAAGACTTACTTTAGCCTAGTTGCTTTAGTGTAGATATGAATAAGTCTGATATTGTAATTCTGTGAGAAAGAGGAACAGCACTAAGAGCCATGTACAACATCATGCCTAAGTTTGATTCTAACAGTAATCTTGGAATGTTGTGACAGGCTAAGAGTGGATAACTTAATATAATGAGATCTGTTTACTGATGAATAAAACATCTATTACTTGCCACTTTGTAATAATATATGTTGTTTATTTGAGGGGAAAAGATTATTCACTCATAACTCCGCTTTGAACTGCAAGCCACAGTGCACATAAGTGacattttgtttgattttgtctttttttatgcacaaaatgtcttttttttttttcatgggaaaTGCATTGTACGGTTTATAAATCAAAGCAAacctattaaaattaaaaaccatttaaaaaaatgaaatggctTTTGTTTTACTCGCCATTAAGCTGTGATAACTCTATAGTGTCTATAACCATGGATTTTGAATTTCCAGAAGCTGAGAACACAATGTTTGTTGTAGTATGAATGCCAGCCTGGCTAGGCATGACCTAAATTTCCCAACACATACTATTAATTTAACTTGAAATAAACGGACTGCATAGCATCTACTATTGCTTTTGGGAACAGAGAGTTCTTATTGTGTTACAGTTTTTTATATCTAAACCATTATGAATTTCCATCATCGTGATGAATTAATGATAGataaaacctgtgtgtgtgtgtgtgtgtgtgtgtgtgtgtgtgtgtgtgtgtgtgtgtgtgtgtgtgtgtgtgcgtgtgtgtgtctgtgcgcatgtgtgtgtgtgcgcatgtgtgtgtgtgcgtgtgtgcatgtgtgtgtgtgtgtgtgtgtgtgtgtgtgtgtgtgcgtgcgtgtatcTCAACTATCTATGAGAAGCTTTGGAAGCATTTGCAGAGAAAGTTTGTAACAATGTTCTGTGACTAATTCTGCCTTTTTATCCGTAAATTCATTCCAgttgtttaaaaactaaataaataaataaattctgcaaTGGAAAATAGCTTGGTGTCTTCCAAGTCTTAAATGAGTAAACCATGAGTATTAACGAACAATGACACAGCGGCACCAGCAGGGAAATACATTCGTGTCAAATTAAAATATGGCCATGGGACTTCAAAAACACATGGCGCATCAAAAGTGTCTCTGTTTTTCCTTCTACATTAGATTGCGTGATGTATTTACAAAACTATTATCCACAAAGGGATGTTACTTGACAAGAGTTTCCATGTTGTACAAATCCAATATCTAAATGTAATTTCAACCCAGATGGTTACTTCCAGCAAAATATGCTAGATGTTTAACTTTCCGCAGAACTAACAACCTTTTTGCAATAACTTTTAAGCAACTGATCCCAAGGTCATAGTGGATGTATGGTCAATTCAAAAAGCTATTCTAGCAGAATGAACACAAGTGTAGCTCATCACATTAGTTTCTAGCCGACCGACATAGGTTTCATTTTTAACTccatatttttatcattatttacctgtttttttttttttttttttttttagcctagcCTACCCAAATAATGATGTCCCAAATCTATGTTTAGTGTTGTACTCAAAAGTGGTCTTGCCtcctaaaaccatttttttttaaggttttggcTTTGTCTCTGTCTCGACCGCATTTGTACACCGTCTTGTCTTGGTCTTAGACTAAGAAGATTCAGGATTTTGTTTTAACCGGTCAAGACCACAACTATGGGGATAACACTAAATCACTTGGTGCATTGTCTGATTTATTTATAACCATTAGTATTCTGACTGGATGTAAAACTTCCCTCTTCAAGTGCAATCAATAGTTAagtaaataactaataataaataattacatttataccaGTGGATCTCAGTGTTTGGCTTCAAGGTCCCCCTATTGTTCACAACAATATTTTGTTCACAAAGATgcttattttgtcttattttaaataagtttaaataagtCATCTTAAAGCACCTTGTTGAGAGCCCCTAGTGTGCTAATCCTGGTTGTGAACCATTGATTTATACTGTCATGCCAGGTCAGAATTAAATGTGGATCTATCAGATGAATTTGAGTAGTGCTGGTTTGGTCTTGGTCTTGACTTGGTCTCGTCCTGTCTTGATTTTGGTCTTGTCTCAACACACGTGGGTCTTGGCTTTGGTCTCATATTAATCTATGTTCCGAAGTTTAACTTCaccaataaaaccattaaaagaataataataaaacaaaattaaaaaaaatctcccaGGCTCTTCATGAAGTGTTTGGTAATGTCCTTTTAactttgttatctttatttatttatttgcatctagaaactaaataaaaataatcataaatagcCAATTGTAAGGTGTTTTCTATATTTAAAGGGTTTTACAGTAATGTGCCCTGTCTTTAAATTGGCATGGTATCATGAATGTTTTAGTGAAATTTgtgtttgaaaacattattaagaGTAATGTGGCGTAGCCACGAGTGTGCccgggtgtgcctgtgccacccagagtggcagctggcacacctaaaaatagatgcagaattattttttatagtctcaataaaaaatgtttattaaacttggactattgttgtttacttagaaaatatatatatactttaaatcaaagttttttttaattattattattatttaacgcgtaaattacaaatattttaactgaccccttgtttccatggcaacgcgtCATGATTGACACGTGACACGCCGcggccactaacagatgtatcggtattattttttagtttttcattttttattaaaatatacacacaaaattgCTTACCATGtaaactatctgatattccgattcttcgtttaaaaacctttataaattatcttgatctataacgagatgagtcctgtcagccggatttaacatTCAGCACGTGAATTCCAGTTTCTCCCGAagtacatgaaagtaagtggctgttgaactggacgaagaatagagtaaactttatttttctgctatgtgtgtctgatatatcaataaaacacgtctgcaaattacttttgattagatagtttttgctgcttccatagacatcagtgtattttgacatgtattttttttttactagtgattatgtatatttaaatgtatgaaacctaaaataaacattatgtggttgaaaacactgataaatgacaagcgctgagcgcatctgtctctggctcagtgccagcctaCACGCGAAAGCAGTTTAATCTGGCAGTTCTGtctgtgacgtcactgaacaatctaaatcatactctcaggggcaccaAAGctgctgagaccaaacctacgcccatgagcCGGACACAAGGCCctaacgttacacctgatgaggatgtttctccctccccgggccctacatcaacagacagtgttgcagggccgtcgccagaacaaaccaaatgggggggcatttaattttcataggggggcacactttttttaatgatctgagacagaccataacataaaccaatattaggctataactaaaatagaccacaatagtcttgttttgttcaattattcaaataaaatacttcaccgtttgatctcaacgtctctgtttattgtctcttaacatttccaaaaccgccaaaaaaaacaatacaatactttatgcttaactaaatgaattgcgtgatttatatatacatataca
This sequence is a window from Carassius auratus strain Wakin unplaced genomic scaffold, ASM336829v1 scaf_tig00214150, whole genome shotgun sequence. Protein-coding genes within it:
- the LOC113091254 gene encoding hyaluronan and proteoglycan link protein 1 isoform X2 — protein: MIALFFFTLVVFASGLHAEPQDSGSRIKVYANRGDNITLPCRLEGQSSLFGNRIKWAKVENDSSETNVLISMGPHKKTYGSFQDRVYLLEVEDNDGTLVITDLDLNDYGTYRCEIINGMNENIVEVDLELQGVVFPYSPRLGRYNLNFQDAESACLEQDAVVASFEQLYEEWRNGMDWCNAGWLNDGTVQYPITKPREPCGGVRTSAGLRNYGQRDKSNSRYDVFCFTASLKGRFYYLIQPEKLNFDEAVDMCKRDGAEIAKVGHIYAAWKLQGYDRCDAGWLADGSVRYPISRPRKNCSPTEAAVRFVGFPDKKQKLYGVYCFRPQL
- the LOC113091254 gene encoding hyaluronan and proteoglycan link protein 1 isoform X1, with the translated sequence MIALFFFTLVVFASGLHAEPQDSGSRIKVYANRGDNITLPCRLEGQSSLFGNRIKWAKVENDSSETNVLISMGPHKKTYGSFQDRVYLLEVEDNDGTLVITDLDLNDYGTYRCEIINGMNENIVEVDLELQGENSLSFTGVVFPYSPRLGRYNLNFQDAESACLEQDAVVASFEQLYEEWRNGMDWCNAGWLNDGTVQYPITKPREPCGGVRTSAGLRNYGQRDKSNSRYDVFCFTASLKGRFYYLIQPEKLNFDEAVDMCKRDGAEIAKVGHIYAAWKLQGYDRCDAGWLADGSVRYPISRPRKNCSPTEAAVRFVGFPDKKQKLYGVYCFRPQL